In Bos mutus isolate GX-2022 chromosome 2, NWIPB_WYAK_1.1, whole genome shotgun sequence, one DNA window encodes the following:
- the NMI gene encoding N-myc-interactor — protein MAADEDNKEQVLKECEQAEEIMKDKQNQKLISEITKENIQLKEEIQKLEAELQEITRTSQINEDIPETKIKFTSVENPESDSEFLDISYSCQVSSKVPYELQKGQALITFEKEEVAQNVIRMEYHHVQVQNENVMLTANPVSLNSGVKFQVHVGVSKMKINVTDIPDELPESQMRDKLELSFSKSRNGGGEVEYVEYNKQTRSALITFVESGVADKILKMKDYPLYINQNCHRVTVSPYTETHLKKFQVFSGVSKRTVLLTGLKDLQTTDEEVVEDFISIHFQREKNGGGEVEVVKCSLGQPHTAYFEE, from the exons ATGGCAGCTGATGAAGATAACAAAGAACAAGTTCTTAAGGAATGTGAGCAAGCTGAAGAAATTatgaaagataaacaaaaccag aaattaattagtgaaattacaaaggaaaatattcaGTTAAAGGAGGAGATCCAAAAACTTGAAGCTGAGTTACAGGAGATCACCAGGACCTCCCAG ATTAATGAGGATATTCCTGAAACAAAGATAAAGTTCACATCTGTGGAGAATCCTGAGAGTGACAGCGAGTTTTTAGATATCTCCTATTCATGTCAAGTGAGCTCAAAAGTCCCTTATGAGCTGCAAAAAGGACAAGCACTTATTacctttgaaaaagaagaag ttgccCAAAATGTGATCAGAATGGAATACCATCATGTGCAGGTACAGAATGAAAATGTGATGCTCACGGCCAACCCAGTTTCATTAAATTCAGGAGTCAAATTCCAG GTTCACGTAGGAGTGTCTAAAATGAAAATCAACGTTACCGACATTCCTGATGAACTGCCAGAAAGTCAGATGAGAGACAAGCTAGAATTGAGTTTCTCTAAGTCTCGCAACGGAGGCGGAGAAGTGGAGTACGTGGAGTATAACAAGCAGACCCGGAGCGCCCTCATCACCTTTGTGGAAAGTGGAG ttGCTGAcaagattttgaaaatgaaagactATCCTCTTTATATAAATCAAAACTGCCATAGAGTTACAGTTTCTCCATACACAGAAACACACTTGAAAAAGTTTCAG GTATTTTCAGGAGTATCTAAGAGGACAGTGCTTCTGACTGGACTGAAAGACCTTCAGACGACGGATGAAGAAGTTGTAGAGGATTTCATTAGCATTCACTTTCAGCGGGAGAAGAATGGAGGTGGAGAAGTCGAGGTGGTCAAATGTTCCCTCGGGCAACCTCACACAGCATACTTTGAAGAATAG